From Kineosporia corallincola, one genomic window encodes:
- a CDS encoding alpha-L-rhamnosidase N-terminal domain-containing protein, with protein MSDSPVTGLSVEYQRTPLAVATSRPRLSWLPGRSQAGYEIEVLRAGRPVASSGRVVSRESHLVEMPGAELESDTDYEWRVRITDQAGTVSSWATAGFGTALLRPEDWRAQWVTPKDRATTTERWTMLDWITGRRPAGPVADRLRPVRLLRQRFTVAAPVVRARLFMTARGVYSARVNGTVAGDEVLAPGSDSYGSRVSVQCYDVTGLIAVGENVLGVALADGWWAGRIGLTGSSAQFGDSTSAIWQLHLTTADGRRQVLTSGGDVVSADGPWVWSDLFIGERFDARRHDPAWSTAGFDDSAWTPVATEDAASEVLVPFAGEPVRRGGAPPPRAGGGGPAGGGGAPPRGGGGRRGGGAAGGRPGPRGR; from the coding sequence GTGAGCGATTCCCCGGTCACCGGTCTGTCGGTCGAGTACCAGCGAACCCCCCTGGCGGTCGCCACTTCCCGTCCCCGTCTGTCCTGGCTTCCGGGCCGTTCCCAGGCCGGTTACGAGATCGAGGTGCTGCGGGCCGGCCGGCCGGTCGCGAGCAGCGGCCGGGTCGTCTCCCGGGAGAGTCATCTGGTCGAGATGCCCGGTGCCGAGCTGGAATCCGACACCGACTACGAGTGGCGGGTGCGGATCACCGACCAGGCCGGCACCGTGAGTTCCTGGGCCACGGCCGGGTTCGGCACCGCGTTGCTGCGCCCGGAGGACTGGCGCGCGCAGTGGGTCACCCCGAAGGACCGGGCCACCACCACCGAGCGCTGGACGATGCTGGACTGGATCACCGGCCGCCGTCCGGCCGGCCCGGTGGCCGACCGTCTGCGGCCGGTCCGGTTGCTGCGGCAGCGGTTCACCGTGGCGGCCCCGGTGGTGCGGGCCCGGCTGTTCATGACCGCCCGTGGCGTCTACTCCGCGCGGGTGAACGGCACGGTGGCCGGTGACGAGGTGCTGGCGCCGGGCTCGGACAGCTACGGCTCGCGCGTCTCGGTGCAGTGCTACGACGTGACCGGGCTGATCGCAGTGGGCGAGAACGTGCTCGGTGTGGCCCTGGCCGACGGCTGGTGGGCCGGGCGGATCGGGCTCACCGGGTCGAGCGCCCAGTTCGGCGACAGCACCAGCGCGATCTGGCAGCTGCACCTGACCACCGCCGACGGCCGTCGTCAGGTGCTCACCTCGGGCGGCGACGTGGTCAGCGCCGACGGGCCGTGGGTCTGGTCCGACCTCTTCATCGGCGAGCGCTTCGACGCCCGCCGGCACGATCCGGCCTGGAGCACGGCCGGTTTCGACGACAGCGCATGGACGCCGGTGGCCACCGAGGACGCCGCGTCGGAGGTGCTCGTGCCGTTCGCCGGCGAGCCGGTGCGGCGGGGGGGGGCCCCGCCCCCCCGGGCGGGGGGGGGCGGCCCGGCGGGGGGCGGGGGGGCCCCCCCCCGGGGGGGGGGGGGGCGGCGCGGGGGGGGGGCGGCGGGGGGGAGGCCCGGCCCAAGGGGGCGGC
- a CDS encoding TetR/AcrR family transcriptional regulator encodes MSEPRRRGSYAVGRERRERILDAATERFATSGYTSTSMARIAKDVGISTTGLVHHFPTKQHLLLAVADRRFDSAGVVAGPATSADGEQLIRSLQSITRHFLDQPGLIELFVALSAEAADPSSAAHELFAARYERIIDDIAGRFRACARGGSFRADVDYDAIAREVVAVSDGMQLQWVLSGRRTDLAGDSERYLSRLAQALRPSPPPA; translated from the coding sequence ATGAGTGAGCCACGCCGACGTGGGAGCTACGCCGTGGGCCGGGAGCGCCGGGAAAGGATTCTCGACGCCGCCACCGAGCGATTCGCCACCTCCGGGTACACCAGCACCTCGATGGCGCGAATAGCGAAGGATGTCGGGATCTCCACCACCGGCCTGGTGCACCACTTCCCGACCAAGCAGCACCTGCTGCTGGCCGTCGCGGACCGGCGTTTCGACAGTGCGGGGGTGGTGGCCGGGCCGGCGACGAGCGCGGACGGCGAGCAGCTGATCCGCTCGCTCCAGTCGATCACCCGGCATTTCCTCGACCAGCCGGGCTTGATCGAACTGTTCGTGGCACTCAGCGCCGAGGCGGCGGACCCCTCCAGCGCCGCGCACGAGCTGTTCGCGGCGCGCTACGAGCGCATCATCGACGACATCGCCGGGCGCTTCCGGGCGTGCGCCCGCGGCGGTTCGTTCCGCGCCGACGTGGACTACGACGCGATCGCCCGGGAGGTGGTCGCGGTGTCGGACGGCATGCAGCTCCAGTGGGTGCTCTCCGGCCGCCGCACCGACCTGGCGGGCGACAGCGAGAGGTACCTGAGCCGCCTGGCCCAGGCCCTTCGTCCTTCCCCGCCTCCTGCGTGA